From the genome of Scytonema hofmannii PCC 7110, one region includes:
- a CDS encoding ATP-binding protein: protein MARWFNISGPCQPDIHYMLSPTMRLPNLSRLIEQRSYFVIHAPRQTGKTTAMLALAKQLTQSGRYTALMVSAEVGAPFSHDPATAEIPILDSWKAIAQFDLPEDLRPPDNWIQAQPGRRIQGALQVWAQASERPLVLFIDEIDSLQDEALISILRQLRDGYRGRPTTFPTSVGLIGLRDVRDYKVASGSSTRLKTASPFNIKDRSLTMRDFNALEVGQLYQQHTEDTGQVFTQEAVQTAYDLTQGQPWLVNALAKEIVEELVTDTSVEITAEHINQAKEILIARQDTHLDSLAEKLTEPRVKAIIEPMLAGIALGDTPNDDRQYLVDLGLLRRDPNAGLTIANPIYREVIPRVLTQGTQDSLPSISPTWLTPEGELNVDALLQAFIEFWRQHGEPLLGTTSFHEIAPHIVLMAFLHRVVNGGGTLEREYAIGRDRMDLCLRYRNVTLGIELKAWREKKKDPESEGLDQLDSYLKRIKVDYGWLFVFDRRKDAPSFAERLKTKTATTKQGRSVVIIRA from the coding sequence ATGGCTCGTTGGTTCAACATTTCAGGTCCGTGTCAACCTGACATTCACTATATGTTATCACCCACCATGAGGTTGCCCAACTTATCGCGGTTGATTGAGCAACGCAGCTACTTTGTAATTCACGCTCCGCGCCAAACAGGTAAAACTACAGCAATGCTAGCGCTAGCCAAACAGCTAACTCAAAGCGGGCGATATACAGCACTTATGGTATCGGCGGAAGTAGGCGCACCTTTTAGTCACGACCCAGCCACGGCAGAAATACCTATTCTCGATTCTTGGAAAGCGATCGCGCAGTTTGATTTACCAGAAGATTTACGCCCTCCCGACAATTGGATTCAAGCACAGCCAGGACGAAGAATTCAAGGTGCTTTGCAGGTTTGGGCGCAAGCATCAGAGCGACCATTGGTATTATTTATTGATGAAATTGACTCTTTACAAGACGAGGCGTTGATTTCTATTTTGCGACAATTGCGGGATGGTTATCGCGGTCGTCCGACAACTTTTCCCACGAGTGTTGGCTTAATAGGTTTACGGGATGTGCGAGATTATAAAGTGGCTTCTGGTAGTAGCACGAGATTAAAAACTGCGAGTCCGTTTAATATTAAAGACCGTTCGCTAACGATGAGAGATTTTAATGCATTGGAGGTGGGACAATTATATCAGCAGCATACTGAGGATACGGGTCAAGTTTTTACACAAGAAGCAGTCCAGACGGCTTATGATTTAACTCAGGGACAACCTTGGTTAGTTAATGCTTTGGCGAAAGAAATTGTTGAAGAATTGGTAACGGATACATCCGTAGAAATTACAGCAGAACATATTAATCAAGCAAAAGAAATACTGATTGCACGTCAAGATACTCACCTCGATTCCCTTGCGGAAAAACTCACTGAACCGAGGGTTAAGGCAATAATTGAACCAATGCTAGCAGGAATTGCATTAGGTGATACACCAAATGACGACCGACAATATTTGGTTGACCTAGGGTTATTGCGTCGCGACCCAAATGCAGGACTAACAATTGCTAATCCTATTTACCGCGAGGTTATTCCTCGTGTTTTAACTCAGGGAACTCAAGATAGTTTACCCAGTATTAGTCCTACTTGGTTGACTCCAGAAGGTGAGTTAAATGTTGATGCTTTGTTGCAAGCGTTTATAGAATTTTGGCGTCAACATGGAGAACCTTTACTGGGTACTACATCATTTCATGAAATCGCACCGCACATAGTACTAATGGCATTTTTACACCGCGTTGTCAATGGTGGTGGTACTTTAGAGCGGGAATATGCAATCGGACGCGATCGCATGGATTTGTGTTTGAGGTATAGAAATGTTACCTTGGGAATTGAGCTAAAGGCTTGGCGAGAGAAGAAAAAAGACCCGGAATCAGAAGGGTTAGACCAGCTTGATTCTTATTTGAAGCGGATAAAAGTAGATTACGGTTGGTTGTTTGTTTTTGACCGACGTAAGGACGCGCCATCTTTTGCAGAACGCTTGAAAACTAAAACTGCAACGACGAAGCAAGGGCGTTCTGTAGTTATTATACGAGCGTAG
- a CDS encoding DUF6887 family protein: MTDLTQMTVTELKQYLSENRSDDEKFSEALAELLKRDPNPVIYSKDMPLEEQERIFMEKITKH; encoded by the coding sequence ATGACTGATTTAACTCAAATGACAGTAACAGAATTAAAACAATACTTATCTGAAAATCGCAGTGATGATGAGAAATTTAGTGAAGCACTAGCAGAATTATTAAAGCGCGATCCCAATCCTGTCATTTATTCTAAAGATATGCCTTTAGAAGAGCAAGAACGAATTTTTATGGAAAAAATCACAAAACATTAG
- a CDS encoding DUF6888 family protein codes for MPTAAQSIQAVILCQWLSNGYQPINIFRYDSKLKTIYIQGGANDEIALVIYSDGNWRFFS; via the coding sequence TTGCCAACCGCAGCACAATCTATTCAAGCTGTTATTCTTTGTCAATGGTTATCTAATGGTTATCAACCCATCAACATTTTTCGTTATGACTCCAAATTAAAAACGATTTATATTCAAGGGGGTGCCAATGATGAAATCGCATTAGTCATCTATTCTGATGGAAACTGGAGGTTTTTCTCATGA
- a CDS encoding ATP-binding protein: MLLTQKPKNEIHNDCWQELNRRYLMAAIASVSESLEKYIARLQDHPVEQNPQSKIEKMPIPSALEQLCTTFELSDFERDILVLCTGVELKSSVANLCAEAQGDEELTYPTFALAIAALPKPHWNAITPDGALRHWKLIEVGSGSTLTSKSLQIDERVLHYLIGVESTDAQLRGMISPIAPSDELVPSHQKLAQQIAATWMQAKSDLKLPIIQLRGYDTASMQAIAKSASAILGLQVHVMSAMAIPTQISDLNNLLQLWEREAKLSNSVLLLDTEIDISNPERESAITHIIENIQSLLIVTSREGVRQRQRPLITLNVHLPTKQEQRTLWEKALGEMTSDLNGHVETLVNQFNLNAPTVDAVCTEVRGRLLEGEWEQTENPSPPLSPCPQPQRGPLAPSLPLLLWDACRVQARPSLDELAQRIEPTTSWDDLAMSELQMQTLKSIASHLRQRIHVYEKWGFASKSRRGLGISALFSGVSGTGKTTSAEVLAKELRLDLYRIDLSAVVSKYIGETEKNLGRIFDAADAGATILLFDEADSLFGKRSEVKDTQDRYANMEVSYLLQRMESYQGLAILTTNLKDSIDSAFLRRIRFVVKFTFPDASQREEIWRRIFPKNTPTEGLEFAKLARLNVAGGNIRNIALNAAFIAADAGEPVQMKHIKIAAQAEYIKLERTLTDAEVRGWV, translated from the coding sequence ATTCCATCGGCGTTAGAGCAACTCTGTACAACTTTTGAGCTTTCAGATTTTGAGCGGGATATATTAGTGTTATGCACTGGAGTTGAGTTGAAATCTTCAGTTGCAAACCTTTGTGCAGAAGCTCAGGGAGATGAGGAACTAACTTATCCTACCTTTGCTTTAGCAATTGCAGCTTTACCAAAACCCCATTGGAACGCTATTACACCTGATGGAGCATTGCGTCACTGGAAGTTGATTGAAGTTGGTTCGGGTTCAACTCTGACAAGCAAATCTTTACAGATTGACGAGCGAGTTTTACACTACCTTATTGGTGTGGAATCTACTGACGCACAACTTAGGGGAATGATTTCGCCTATTGCTCCTAGTGATGAATTAGTGCCGTCTCATCAAAAATTGGCACAGCAGATTGCAGCTACTTGGATGCAAGCCAAGTCAGATTTAAAGCTACCGATTATACAGTTGCGTGGGTATGATACTGCTAGTATGCAAGCGATCGCCAAGTCAGCCAGTGCAATATTAGGGCTGCAAGTTCATGTTATGTCAGCAATGGCGATACCAACACAAATAAGTGATTTAAATAACCTGTTGCAGTTATGGGAGCGGGAAGCAAAATTAAGCAATTCCGTTTTACTTTTAGATACTGAAATTGATATTAGCAACCCAGAAAGAGAAAGCGCCATCACCCACATCATCGAGAACATCCAAAGTTTACTGATTGTCACCAGTCGCGAGGGCGTTCGCCAAAGACAACGACCCTTAATTACTTTAAATGTTCATCTACCAACCAAACAAGAACAACGTACCCTTTGGGAAAAAGCTCTAGGTGAAATGACATCCGACCTCAACGGACATGTTGAAACTCTAGTAAACCAATTCAACCTCAACGCCCCCACCGTTGATGCTGTATGTACCGAAGTGCGAGGACGCTTGCTAGAAGGTGAGTGGGAACAAACAGAAAATCCTTCTCCCCCCCTCTCCCCCTGCCCCCAACCCCAGAGGGGACCCCTAGCCCCCTCTCTCCCCCTCCTCCTCTGGGATGCTTGTCGCGTTCAGGCTCGTCCGAGTTTGGATGAGTTAGCACAACGCATTGAACCGACTACATCTTGGGATGACTTGGCGATGAGCGAATTACAAATGCAAACCTTAAAGAGTATCGCATCTCACCTGAGACAACGTATTCATGTTTACGAAAAATGGGGGTTTGCTAGTAAAAGTAGACGTGGTTTGGGTATCAGTGCTTTGTTTTCTGGTGTAAGCGGTACTGGTAAAACGACTTCGGCAGAGGTGTTAGCAAAAGAACTACGGCTAGATTTATACCGCATAGATTTAAGTGCAGTCGTCAGCAAGTACATTGGTGAAACAGAGAAAAATCTAGGTCGTATCTTTGATGCAGCAGATGCTGGAGCGACAATTTTGCTGTTTGATGAGGCTGATTCTTTATTTGGTAAGCGTTCTGAGGTAAAAGACACTCAAGACCGCTATGCAAATATGGAAGTTAGTTATTTGTTGCAGCGGATGGAGTCTTACCAAGGTTTAGCTATCCTCACAACTAACCTGAAAGATTCAATTGATAGTGCTTTTCTGCGTCGTATCCGTTTTGTTGTGAAGTTTACCTTTCCGGATGCTAGTCAAAGAGAGGAGATTTGGCGACGTATTTTCCCTAAAAATACACCTACTGAAGGGCTGGAGTTTGCTAAGTTGGCACGGTTGAATGTAGCGGGTGGAAATATCCGTAACATTGCTTTGAATGCGGCTTTTATTGCAGCAGATGCAGGGGAACCCGTGCAGATGAAGCATATTAAGATAGCTGCTCAGGCTGAATATATTAAGTTGGAGCGAACGCTTACTGACGCGGAAGTTAGGGGTTGGGTGTAG